The sequence below is a genomic window from Thalassomonas haliotis.
CGGGAATGATCTCCTGCTGGTACCAGTTGCCTGTTGCATCAAGCGCAGTAGAACCTGCTTTGCCATGGGTACACACCACCAATTCTTTGCCCAGGGCAATCTGCTGCTGCATAAAGGCTTTATAATCGGGCAAGTTATCGCTGGCAACAAAAATCACCGTCGCCGCGTCGATAAATTCCTGGTGATAAGGATTTTCACCATCATAGTCGTGCAGATCTATCCATAAGGGTTTATGGTATTTCTTCGCCAGGACCAGGGTCGGCCGGGTATAGTCAAGAATACCGATAGCGGCAATATCGGTTTTTGCCATCACCCGCTCGATTTGTGTCATATCATAATCTTTTGCACCCGACGGCGGCTGGGTATAAATCGAGATACGCTCTCCCTGCGGCGACATGATATTGGTATGCTGCTCCGTCGGTATAGGCACGGTTTCCACCAGGAGTTCGATATTGTTATGGCTTAAGCCGGCAATAATCTCCCGGCCCGGTTCGTCATCCCCCAAACAGGTATGCAAGCACACCTGATGGCCGAGACGGGCAAGGTTAAGGGCTTTACCCGCGCCGGTGCCGCCAATGGCGAAATACTGTTTTTTGGCCCAGATGGTTTGCGGCCCGGATGTCAGCGGTGTCTGTAAATGTACAATGCTGTCAATGGAGGTGCCGCCGATAATAAAGACATGCGCTTGCGTCATAACCTAGCTCCTTTTAAATGAAAAACCAACACAGTTAAATTACCTAACAAAGGCTAAAAAACAATCTGCCCGCATACGTATTCAAACGAGAACAGCAAAGATAAAACCAATAAAAACAAAAGATTTCCCTATATGTTCTATTGACGGTCTCTTAGCCTGCCAAAAAATAAACAACACAGCCTCCGGGCAAACTAAAACGTCAGCCTCAAAAGCTGGGTTGCCCCGTCAAAATCAAGCTCGACAGTCAGCTGCCCTGTGCTGGCCTGATAATGAGGGGTTAAGCGTTTTTCTCCCCGGTAGACCCCACGGATGGCATCGGCGTTATGCACCACCAGCACCAATGCTTTGGCTTGTTGCAACCGGACTCCGGCTGATAACTGCACTTGAAACAGCACAGCGGCTTCGCTGAGCCTGGCAGAAAAGCTCAATAGCTTGAACTCCCCCTGCTGATAACCCCGGCTTAAACCGTCATCCTGATAAAGTTCAAACCCGGACTCACTGACTTGTGCATCAAACCAGTAATGAATAAAAAGCTTATCCCCGCTATATTCACGGATATTTTGCATATCGGGCGCGTGGGGAATAATCGCCCCTCCTTTAACCAGCACCGGGATCTGCTGCTCATTAACAGGTATTGTCACCCTGTCGCCGCTGCCGGAATAACACCTGTCGCTGAAATAATCAAACCAGTTTCCTTCCGGCAGGCAATAGTCCAGCTCGCGCACCCCGGGGGCGGTAACCGGAAAGATCAATAAACTCGGCCCCCATAAATACGCTCTGGTATCTAATAACCTGGCACCGCAGACATCAGCGGCTGCCACAGCCGCATCAGCTCCCGGATTTGCTGCCGAGTCACAGGCAAAAAAAGCAGGCCGCATAAACGGCATTCCCCTGCTGTGATTTTCATAAGCCAAACTGTAGTTATAAGGTAACAGCCGGTAACGCCAGCGCAGAACTTCCCTGATCCCCTCGGCCACCTGTTCGCCGTGAAAAATCGGTTCAGGCACCACGCTGTCATGGGCATGGGGTCTGAATATTGGCTGAAAAGCGCCGAACTGTAACCAGCGCAGATAAAGCTCGCTATCAAAGTGGTCGGTTTCAATAAAACCGCCGAGATCTGAATGGGTATAGGCCAGCCCCAACAACCCCATTTGCAGCGACAATTCCACCTGGGCCTTTAATGATCCCCAGGTACGGCCGACGTCACCGGTCCAGGGCAACATGCCATAACGCTGACTGCCGGCAAAACCGGAGCGCATCATAATAAACGGCCGCTGATCGGGCCTGCTTTGGCAAAAGCCCTGATAGAGCAGCTTGGCCCATTGATGGCCATAGACATTATGCACTTCATCGCCGCCGGCACTTTCTCCGGACGAGCCGATTAGATGGCGGGCATGCGCCGGGTGGGCTTCCGGCTCGCCGAGATCCCCCCAGAAACCGGCGATGCCCCAATCCAGCTGCTTTTGATAAAAAGGCCAGAACCAGCTCTGCCCCGGCTCAGAAAAAACATCCACCAAAGAGCCGTTGCCGAAGAAAAAGTCAAAAGTCACCGGCTGGTCTGCATTATCCCGGACAAAGGCATTTGCCCCCGCTCCCGAATGCCAGTTATTGGAGCTGGTGAGAATAAAGGGCTCGCTGATCAGGATAGTCTTGATACCCAACTCGGTAAAATCAGCCACCATCTGCTCCCCGGTGGCAAAGTTATCCCGGTCCCAGTCGAGATTGCCCATATGCCCCTGCACATCGGGGCCAAACCAGAACAAATCAAAAATAATCGCATCCAGCGGCATCTGCTGATGCCGGTATTGCGCCACTACCTCCCTGGCCTGGGCCTCGCTGCGGTAGCCAAAACGTGAGGCGATATTGCCAAAGGCCCAAATCGGCGGCAGCGGCTGCCTGCCGGTAGCCTGGGTATAGGACTCGATCAGGGCAGGAAAACTATCCGCCATGCTCACCAGGTAAGCACTGCGCCCGCCGCAAGCGCTAAATTGCAGCACATCCTGCTCGCTGGCGCCTAAATCCAGCTCTCCGCGGGCGGTGTTGTCAAACATCAGGATATATATGCCGCTGGACATTAACCCGGGCAGGCCAAAGTTCATTTGCTCGACCCTGTCTTCGTAGCCGAAATGGGTTTGGTTATAAAGGGGAAGTTTAAAACCACGCCGGTCCATGCCCAACACCCTTTGCCCGCCGGCAAATAATTTTTCCTGTTGTTGTAATTTAAAACGAAAACCCGGCTGTTTTTGTCTTTCCTGTGCCCTTCGCGAGGCTAAAGCTATTCCCGTTTTACCCTGTCGCCGGTTACTTTCCTCAAACGAACTTTCAGGCTGCTTACATTCAAGGTGCTGGCTTGCAAAAAAATCATGCTCAAAATAACCGAGTTCTTCTTCCAGTAAGAGCTGTCCCTGATAAACAAACAGCAGCCTAAAAGGTGATTTTTTGACCACTACAGCTGTTTCCTTACAGCTAAAGATCAGCTCACCATCCCCCTGGCTCAACAAGATTTCCTTATCCGCTTCAACATGAGTACCATGATTATTTTCCGCCAGCAGATAACCCGGCAGTTGCTTAAGCCCGTTCAGGCGG
It includes:
- a CDS encoding TIM-barrel domain-containing protein, giving the protein MKKNIDNRGKSDAFYLPLSDDEHSRTQTRFSRRELDNQTATGEEIADHGCDIKLGEHDLLDVCPGVQDYYRQGNQVVLLTSRGEVSLEFTGRGNVYVHYRLNGLKQLPGYLLAENNHGTHVEADKEILLSQGDGELIFSCKETAVVVKKSPFRLLFVYQGQLLLEEELGYFEHDFFASQHLECKQPESSFEESNRRQGKTGIALASRRAQERQKQPGFRFKLQQQEKLFAGGQRVLGMDRRGFKLPLYNQTHFGYEDRVEQMNFGLPGLMSSGIYILMFDNTARGELDLGASEQDVLQFSACGGRSAYLVSMADSFPALIESYTQATGRQPLPPIWAFGNIASRFGYRSEAQAREVVAQYRHQQMPLDAIIFDLFWFGPDVQGHMGNLDWDRDNFATGEQMVADFTELGIKTILISEPFILTSSNNWHSGAGANAFVRDNADQPVTFDFFFGNGSLVDVFSEPGQSWFWPFYQKQLDWGIAGFWGDLGEPEAHPAHARHLIGSSGESAGGDEVHNVYGHQWAKLLYQGFCQSRPDQRPFIMMRSGFAGSQRYGMLPWTGDVGRTWGSLKAQVELSLQMGLLGLAYTHSDLGGFIETDHFDSELYLRWLQFGAFQPIFRPHAHDSVVPEPIFHGEQVAEGIREVLRWRYRLLPYNYSLAYENHSRGMPFMRPAFFACDSAANPGADAAVAAADVCGARLLDTRAYLWGPSLLIFPVTAPGVRELDYCLPEGNWFDYFSDRCYSGSGDRVTIPVNEQQIPVLVKGGAIIPHAPDMQNIREYSGDKLFIHYWFDAQVSESGFELYQDDGLSRGYQQGEFKLLSFSARLSEAAVLFQVQLSAGVRLQQAKALVLVVHNADAIRGVYRGEKRLTPHYQASTGQLTVELDFDGATQLLRLTF
- a CDS encoding carbohydrate kinase family protein, giving the protein MTQAHVFIIGGTSIDSIVHLQTPLTSGPQTIWAKKQYFAIGGTGAGKALNLARLGHQVCLHTCLGDDEPGREIIAGLSHNNIELLVETVPIPTEQHTNIMSPQGERISIYTQPPSGAKDYDMTQIERVMAKTDIAAIGILDYTRPTLVLAKKYHKPLWIDLHDYDGENPYHQEFIDAATVIFVASDNLPDYKAFMQQQIALGKELVVCTHGKAGSTALDATGNWYQQEIIPGYALVDSNGAGDAYFSGYLTSYLQGCDVQLCMANASRVAAMCINSEKLYHEQLTGDCVKVPA